The Neofelis nebulosa isolate mNeoNeb1 chromosome X, mNeoNeb1.pri, whole genome shotgun sequence genome has a segment encoding these proteins:
- the NXT2 gene encoding NTF2-related export protein 2 isoform X2 has translation MGGRGRRTREEAVTPPPPEKPASSSLMASSVDFKTHVDQACRAAEEFVNIYYETMDKRRRALTRLYLDKATLIWNGNVVTGLEALTNFFDMLPSSEFQVNMLDCQPVHEQATQAQTTVLVVTSGTVKFDGNKQHYFNQNFLLTAQSNPQNTVWKIASDCFRFQDWAST, from the exons ATGGGAGG CCGAGGGAGACGGACACGTGAGGAGGCAGTGACGCCGCCACCGCCGGAAAAACCAGCTTCGAGCTCCCTGATGGCCTCGTCTGTG GATTTTAAAACTCATGTAGATCAGGCATGTAGAGCTGCTGAGGAATTTGTCAATATTTACTATGAGACAATGGACAAAAGAAGACGG gCACTAACCAGGCTGTATCTAGACAAGGCCACTTTAATATGGAATGGAAATGTTGTTACAGGGCTAGAAGCCCTAACCAATTTCTTTGATATGTTGCCTTCTAGTGAGTTCCAGGTCAATATGTTAGATTGCCAACCAGTTCATG AGCAAGCTACTCAGGCCCAGACCACAGTTCTCGTTGTGACCAGCGGAACTGTGAAGTTTGATGGAAACAAACAACACTACTTCAACCAGAACTTCCTGCTGACCGCCCAGTCTAATCCTCAAAACACCGTGTGGAAGATTGCAAGCGATTGCTTTCGTTTCCAAGATTGGGCTAGTACTTAA
- the NXT2 gene encoding NTF2-related export protein 2 isoform X1 yields MRRYRRDWSREDSRRYQGRRDYYDEEPQTSYGCRGRRTREEAVTPPPPEKPASSSLMASSVDFKTHVDQACRAAEEFVNIYYETMDKRRRALTRLYLDKATLIWNGNVVTGLEALTNFFDMLPSSEFQVNMLDCQPVHEQATQAQTTVLVVTSGTVKFDGNKQHYFNQNFLLTAQSNPQNTVWKIASDCFRFQDWAST; encoded by the exons ATGAGAAGATACAGAAGAGATTGGTCTCGTGAAGACTCACGAAGATACCAAGGAAGGAGGGACTATTATGATGAGGAGCCACAAACCAGTTATGGGTG CCGAGGGAGACGGACACGTGAGGAGGCAGTGACGCCGCCACCGCCGGAAAAACCAGCTTCGAGCTCCCTGATGGCCTCGTCTGTG GATTTTAAAACTCATGTAGATCAGGCATGTAGAGCTGCTGAGGAATTTGTCAATATTTACTATGAGACAATGGACAAAAGAAGACGG gCACTAACCAGGCTGTATCTAGACAAGGCCACTTTAATATGGAATGGAAATGTTGTTACAGGGCTAGAAGCCCTAACCAATTTCTTTGATATGTTGCCTTCTAGTGAGTTCCAGGTCAATATGTTAGATTGCCAACCAGTTCATG AGCAAGCTACTCAGGCCCAGACCACAGTTCTCGTTGTGACCAGCGGAACTGTGAAGTTTGATGGAAACAAACAACACTACTTCAACCAGAACTTCCTGCTGACCGCCCAGTCTAATCCTCAAAACACCGTGTGGAAGATTGCAAGCGATTGCTTTCGTTTCCAAGATTGGGCTAGTACTTAA
- the NXT2 gene encoding NTF2-related export protein 2 isoform X3 codes for MDKRRRALTRLYLDKATLIWNGNVVTGLEALTNFFDMLPSSEFQVNMLDCQPVHEQATQAQTTVLVVTSGTVKFDGNKQHYFNQNFLLTAQSNPQNTVWKIASDCFRFQDWAST; via the exons ATGGACAAAAGAAGACGG gCACTAACCAGGCTGTATCTAGACAAGGCCACTTTAATATGGAATGGAAATGTTGTTACAGGGCTAGAAGCCCTAACCAATTTCTTTGATATGTTGCCTTCTAGTGAGTTCCAGGTCAATATGTTAGATTGCCAACCAGTTCATG AGCAAGCTACTCAGGCCCAGACCACAGTTCTCGTTGTGACCAGCGGAACTGTGAAGTTTGATGGAAACAAACAACACTACTTCAACCAGAACTTCCTGCTGACCGCCCAGTCTAATCCTCAAAACACCGTGTGGAAGATTGCAAGCGATTGCTTTCGTTTCCAAGATTGGGCTAGTACTTAA